A window of the Tunturibacter empetritectus genome harbors these coding sequences:
- a CDS encoding DUF4139 domain-containing protein codes for MIRCFAFLPLLAFSYVVAQEPTTAPTRLTIYNQDFAVARTTVPLDLHAGTNEVLTTNVTGQLEPDSVVLREPSGRNLVHVAEQNYDAAVVDQQWMMEKYEGKTIDFQIQGPQVMESATGEQRVIPARTVEGRIIRAGGQAANGYPYNQPLIEVGGKMQFSMPGVPVFPATTDGLLLKPTLRWQIDAEKAARFSAELDYITHGMNWQATYNVVVPETADTTGPELAEIIGWVTIENKTGTDFPEATIQLMAGDVAKIQDLRARDRAAMAMNQNAMILASAGPQVTQKAFDDFHLYDLHRTVSLRNEETKQVQFLEATNVTVRRTYQFEGNGPVTQGFYPGYHNDQIGSSNSGNTRVSIFEEIKNSESNHLGMPLPGGRLRLYRRDTGGQMQFVGENMILHTPAEQTVKVISGNAFDLTAARRQTDFKVDNMKRVMDESFEIKLSNQKAQPVTIHAVEHMGRGENWEITAKSSEFTKRDSSTIDFPVTVPAKGEAILTYTVHYSW; via the coding sequence ATGATTCGATGCTTCGCTTTTCTGCCTCTGCTTGCCTTCTCTTACGTCGTGGCGCAAGAGCCCACGACCGCGCCGACCCGGCTCACCATCTACAACCAGGACTTTGCGGTTGCCCGGACGACAGTTCCGCTGGATCTTCATGCAGGAACGAACGAGGTTCTGACGACGAATGTGACCGGACAGCTTGAGCCGGATTCGGTGGTGCTTCGCGAGCCGAGCGGACGCAACCTGGTGCATGTGGCGGAGCAGAACTATGACGCGGCGGTGGTGGACCAGCAGTGGATGATGGAGAAGTATGAGGGCAAGACGATCGATTTTCAGATCCAGGGACCGCAGGTGATGGAGAGTGCAACGGGTGAGCAACGGGTGATTCCGGCGAGAACTGTAGAGGGCCGGATCATTCGCGCGGGCGGTCAGGCGGCGAATGGATATCCGTACAACCAGCCATTGATCGAAGTTGGCGGGAAGATGCAGTTTTCGATGCCGGGAGTACCGGTGTTTCCGGCGACGACGGACGGGCTGTTGTTGAAGCCTACGCTGCGATGGCAGATCGATGCCGAGAAGGCTGCGCGGTTTTCTGCGGAGCTCGATTACATCACGCATGGGATGAACTGGCAGGCCACCTACAACGTGGTGGTGCCGGAGACAGCCGATACGACGGGGCCGGAGCTGGCGGAGATTATCGGCTGGGTGACTATCGAAAACAAGACGGGGACTGACTTTCCTGAGGCGACGATTCAGTTGATGGCGGGGGATGTGGCGAAGATCCAGGATCTGCGGGCCCGTGACAGGGCTGCGATGGCTATGAACCAGAACGCCATGATTCTGGCTTCGGCAGGTCCGCAGGTCACGCAAAAAGCGTTCGATGATTTTCATCTGTACGATCTGCATCGCACGGTCTCACTTCGTAACGAAGAGACCAAGCAGGTGCAGTTTCTCGAGGCCACGAATGTGACCGTTCGGCGCACGTATCAGTTTGAAGGGAACGGCCCGGTTACACAGGGTTTTTATCCTGGATACCATAACGATCAGATCGGATCTTCAAACTCCGGCAACACCCGCGTTTCGATCTTCGAGGAGATCAAGAACTCTGAGTCGAACCATCTTGGGATGCCTTTACCTGGAGGCCGACTGCGTCTTTATCGGCGCGACACCGGTGGTCAGATGCAGTTTGTGGGTGAGAACATGATCCTGCACACGCCGGCTGAGCAGACGGTCAAAGTGATTAGCGGGAATGCCTTCGACCTGACTGCTGCGCGGCGTCAGACCGACTTCAAGGTGGACAATATGAAGCGGGTGATGGATGAGAGCTTTGAGATCAAGCTCTCGAATCAGAAAGCGCAGCCGGTAACGATTCACGCCGTGGAACATATGGGCCGCGGAGAGAACTGGGAGATCACCGCGAAGTCTTCTGAGTTCACCAAACGAGACAGCTCCACGATCGACTTTCCCGTGACGGTGCCAGCGAAGGGCGAAGCGATCCTGACCTATACGGTGCACTATAGCTGGTAG
- a CDS encoding DUF255 domain-containing protein, which translates to MRLRSAVLLFLMAITASGWASAPAAQTTLHWQPWSDAAFAEARAEHKFVLLDLEAVWCHWCHVMDDVTYRDPAVVRLLNQRYVLVKVDQDSRPDISNRYQDYGWPATVVFAADGSEIVKRQGYLPPRLMSSMLQAIIDDPSPGPSIEREAVFRPASDSAIRPALMARIEAQYEKQYDKPIGGWGFVHKYLDEESVEYAMRQGARGNAEYAKRAADTLHDATNLLDPVWGGMYQYSVGRHWTEPHFEKLISIQADALREYSLAFAQTQSPEDLNAAQSVHGYVTNFLTASSAGVFLVSQDADLHDGQENEAYFKLSDAARRAQGIPRVDTHVYARENGWMISALCDYYAASGDVSALAQARKAAGWIVVHRSLPGGGFRHDDVDAAGPYLGDTLAMGQAFLALYNVTGDRGDLKVAGAAAQYIAAHFAPAAAGRGFVTAQTPTDAAYRPHPDRDENVALVRFASALAVASGEDRFRATAAEAMRYLAAESVALQPLSAGVLLANEDMTEAPIHVTVVGSAASAEVMALHAAALRSITSHEVIEIRDPADPAPLPTSVTYPPLKRAALFLCTAQACSSPIFRGEDVRAKIQRAQLQVQR; encoded by the coding sequence ATGCGATTACGTTCGGCAGTCCTTCTCTTTTTGATGGCGATTACGGCTTCAGGCTGGGCTTCGGCTCCTGCGGCGCAGACAACGTTGCATTGGCAGCCGTGGTCGGATGCAGCGTTTGCAGAGGCGCGGGCGGAACATAAGTTTGTGCTGCTGGACCTGGAGGCGGTGTGGTGCCACTGGTGCCATGTGATGGATGATGTGACGTATCGCGATCCGGCGGTAGTGCGGCTGCTGAATCAGCGGTATGTACTGGTGAAGGTGGATCAGGACTCGCGGCCGGATATCTCGAACCGGTATCAGGACTACGGGTGGCCCGCTACTGTGGTGTTTGCGGCGGATGGGTCGGAGATTGTGAAGCGGCAGGGGTATCTGCCGCCGCGGCTGATGTCGTCGATGCTGCAGGCGATCATTGACGATCCTTCGCCGGGGCCGAGCATCGAGAGGGAAGCTGTGTTTCGGCCGGCTTCGGATTCGGCGATCAGGCCAGCGCTGATGGCGAGGATTGAGGCGCAGTATGAGAAGCAGTATGACAAGCCCATTGGCGGGTGGGGGTTTGTTCATAAATATCTGGATGAAGAGTCGGTGGAGTATGCGATGCGGCAGGGTGCGCGTGGGAACGCCGAGTATGCGAAGCGTGCGGCTGATACGCTGCATGATGCGACGAACCTGCTGGACCCGGTTTGGGGTGGGATGTATCAGTACTCGGTGGGGCGGCATTGGACGGAGCCGCATTTTGAGAAGCTGATCTCGATCCAGGCGGATGCGTTGCGGGAGTATTCGCTGGCCTTTGCGCAGACGCAGAGTCCGGAGGATCTGAATGCTGCGCAATCTGTGCATGGTTACGTTACAAATTTTCTTACTGCGTCTTCGGCGGGCGTATTTTTGGTGTCGCAGGATGCGGATCTGCATGATGGGCAGGAGAATGAGGCTTATTTCAAACTTTCGGATGCGGCGCGGCGGGCGCAGGGTATTCCTCGGGTGGATACGCATGTTTATGCTCGCGAGAATGGGTGGATGATTAGTGCGCTATGCGATTACTATGCCGCGAGCGGCGACGTGTCTGCGCTGGCCCAGGCGCGGAAGGCTGCCGGATGGATTGTGGTGCACCGGAGTTTGCCGGGGGGAGGCTTTCGGCACGACGATGTGGATGCGGCTGGGCCTTATCTTGGGGATACGCTGGCGATGGGGCAGGCTTTTCTGGCGCTCTATAACGTTACGGGGGATCGCGGGGATTTGAAGGTTGCCGGGGCGGCGGCGCAGTACATTGCGGCACACTTTGCGCCGGCTGCGGCGGGTAGGGGATTTGTTACGGCACAGACGCCGACCGATGCTGCGTATCGGCCGCATCCTGATCGGGATGAAAATGTTGCTCTGGTGAGGTTCGCTTCGGCGCTTGCGGTGGCTTCCGGAGAGGATCGGTTTCGGGCTACTGCTGCGGAGGCGATGCGGTATCTTGCGGCGGAGTCGGTTGCGCTGCAGCCGCTGTCGGCTGGGGTTCTGCTTGCGAATGAGGATATGACGGAGGCTCCGATTCACGTCACTGTGGTTGGCTCGGCTGCGAGTGCTGAGGTAATGGCGCTGCATGCGGCTGCGCTGCGCTCGATTACGTCGCATGAGGTGATTGAGATACGCGATCCGGCGGACCCGGCGCCGCTGCCGACCAGCGTTACGTATCCTCCGTTGAAGCGGGCGGCGCTGTTTCTTTGTACGGCACAGGCTTGCTCGTCGCCAATCTTTCGCGGGGAGGATGTTCGGGCCAAGATTCAGCGGGCGCAGCTTCAGGTACAGCGGTAG
- a CDS encoding AsmA-like C-terminal region-containing protein, which yields MSEEAVETIELKDCPRWWQRRWLLWVGTGIVVLGFAAALAVEWGLRQMQPMLRKKVVETLSARFHSPVELDQLELSMTRDMIVTGGGLRILYLAGPTKPDARPNAPPMLEVDRFEFRTGWRELLRPTTRLVTVKVQGLRVNIPPKGERGEREPDDPRRKGQPALGIVVDRIECTDAKVTLETSKPGKKPLEFAIKSVVLTDVGAKKPLGYTAVLMNPKPVGEVRSTGHFGPWQGDNPRDTPLDGDYEFTHADLSSIHGLGGILSSTGRFGGTLGNLTADGTTETPDFRLDISDHAIPLHTEFHAVVDGTTGDTWLDPVRARLSRTEITARGAVTRAEGVPGHNTDLSVVIERGRLEDILSLSLKSNPPLMRGALVAKVHFFDPAGPVSVSRKMKLEGTFAIKDGMLNNPEMQAKMDSLSMRAQGKPKQANAQEAEVVGSALSGKFSIANAVLDVKDLNYQMPGAQMLADGQMQLVPSTFEFHGKVRTQATASQMTTGWKSMLLSPFDKMLTKNGAGLELPIKVTGTRSTYDLRLDLPHDTRAPARLPTPAK from the coding sequence TTGAGCGAAGAAGCAGTAGAGACGATTGAGTTAAAGGACTGCCCAAGATGGTGGCAAAGACGATGGCTGCTTTGGGTGGGAACGGGTATTGTCGTGTTGGGGTTTGCCGCCGCGCTGGCGGTGGAGTGGGGGCTAAGGCAGATGCAGCCGATGCTGCGCAAGAAGGTGGTGGAGACACTCTCGGCGCGGTTTCACAGCCCGGTAGAGCTGGATCAGCTTGAGCTTTCGATGACCAGGGACATGATAGTGACCGGTGGAGGGCTGCGGATTCTGTATCTGGCGGGACCGACGAAGCCGGATGCGAGGCCGAATGCGCCGCCGATGCTGGAGGTTGATCGGTTTGAGTTCAGGACAGGATGGCGCGAGTTGCTGCGGCCTACGACGCGGCTGGTCACGGTGAAGGTGCAGGGGCTGCGGGTGAATATTCCGCCGAAGGGGGAGCGCGGTGAGCGGGAGCCGGATGATCCGAGGCGGAAGGGGCAGCCGGCGCTGGGAATTGTGGTGGATCGGATTGAGTGCACAGACGCGAAGGTGACGCTCGAGACGAGCAAGCCGGGGAAGAAGCCGCTGGAGTTTGCCATCAAGAGCGTAGTGCTGACCGACGTGGGCGCGAAGAAGCCGCTGGGCTACACAGCGGTGCTGATGAATCCGAAGCCGGTGGGAGAGGTGCGGTCGACGGGGCACTTTGGGCCGTGGCAGGGTGATAATCCGCGGGATACGCCGCTGGACGGAGACTACGAGTTCACTCATGCGGACCTGTCTTCGATTCATGGGCTGGGTGGGATCTTGTCTTCGACGGGGAGATTTGGCGGGACGCTGGGGAATTTAACTGCAGATGGAACAACGGAGACACCGGACTTTCGCCTGGACATCAGCGATCATGCGATTCCTCTGCATACGGAGTTTCATGCGGTGGTGGATGGCACGACGGGAGACACGTGGCTGGATCCGGTGCGGGCGCGGCTGAGCCGGACGGAGATTACGGCGCGTGGAGCGGTGACGCGAGCGGAGGGAGTGCCGGGGCATAATACCGACCTGAGTGTTGTGATTGAGAGGGGTCGGCTTGAGGATATTTTGAGCCTTTCGTTGAAGTCGAACCCGCCGCTGATGCGCGGGGCGCTTGTGGCGAAGGTGCATTTCTTCGATCCTGCTGGGCCGGTGAGTGTTTCGCGCAAGATGAAGCTGGAGGGCACGTTTGCGATCAAGGATGGGATGCTGAACAATCCGGAGATGCAGGCGAAGATGGATTCGCTGAGCATGAGGGCGCAGGGAAAGCCGAAGCAGGCGAATGCACAGGAGGCGGAGGTGGTGGGTTCTGCGCTGAGCGGAAAGTTTTCGATCGCGAATGCGGTGCTGGATGTGAAGGACCTGAACTACCAGATGCCTGGGGCGCAGATGTTGGCGGACGGGCAGATGCAGCTGGTTCCGAGCACGTTTGAGTTTCATGGGAAGGTGAGGACCCAGGCGACGGCGTCGCAGATGACGACGGGGTGGAAGAGTATGCTGCTGAGCCCGTTCGACAAGATGCTGACGAAGAATGGCGCGGGACTGGAGCTTCCGATCAAGGTAACGGGAACGCGTTCGACGTATGACCTGAGGTTGGATCTTCCGCACGACACGCGGGCTCCGGCCAGGCTGCCAACTCCCGCAAAATGA
- a CDS encoding TIGR00730 family Rossman fold protein, translating into MNPKVPETLEQAPLAYENAEFLNSPDGRMLRILAEYQEPMARFRRERIQDTVVFFGSARFRALDVASSELELLANTGSSEPAPKDEQPASPEEIASGEASAQKLRLAEAAVEMAQYYEEARRLAGMVAAWSKTLPGRRHRFVVTSGGGPGIMEAANRGAYEAGCKTIGLNIKLPFEQHPNPYITPALSFDFHYFFMRKYWFAYLAKALVVFPGGFGTLDEMFELLTLAQTRKLAKKITVVIYGSSYWKKVINLELLAEKGAIATADLELFEFADTPEQAFELLKAGLTENHLESDYEREQTKLEKQEIPDHPAPSVQEMMGPDIAKTR; encoded by the coding sequence ATGAACCCCAAGGTGCCCGAGACGCTGGAACAGGCTCCGCTGGCGTATGAGAATGCGGAGTTTTTGAACTCGCCGGATGGGCGGATGCTGCGGATCCTAGCGGAGTATCAGGAGCCGATGGCGCGGTTTCGTCGGGAGCGGATTCAGGACACCGTTGTCTTTTTTGGCTCGGCGCGGTTTCGCGCACTGGATGTGGCTAGCTCGGAGCTGGAGCTGCTGGCGAATACGGGTTCAAGCGAGCCTGCGCCTAAAGATGAGCAGCCGGCGAGCCCTGAGGAGATAGCCAGCGGAGAGGCCAGCGCGCAGAAGCTGCGATTGGCAGAGGCTGCGGTGGAGATGGCTCAGTATTACGAGGAGGCGCGGCGGCTGGCGGGGATGGTGGCTGCGTGGTCGAAGACGCTGCCGGGGCGACGGCACCGGTTTGTGGTGACCTCGGGAGGCGGGCCGGGGATTATGGAGGCGGCTAATCGCGGGGCGTATGAGGCTGGATGCAAGACGATTGGGCTGAACATCAAGCTGCCGTTTGAGCAGCATCCGAACCCTTACATTACTCCGGCGCTCAGCTTTGACTTTCATTACTTCTTCATGCGGAAGTACTGGTTCGCTTATCTGGCGAAGGCTCTGGTGGTCTTTCCGGGCGGCTTTGGGACGCTGGATGAGATGTTCGAACTGCTGACGCTGGCGCAGACGAGGAAGCTGGCGAAGAAGATCACGGTGGTGATCTATGGGTCGAGCTATTGGAAGAAAGTAATCAACCTGGAGCTGCTGGCGGAAAAGGGCGCGATTGCGACGGCTGACCTGGAGCTGTTTGAGTTTGCGGATACGCCGGAGCAGGCGTTTGAGCTGTTGAAGGCGGGGCTGACGGAAAATCACCTCGAGTCGGACTATGAGCGGGAGCAGACGAAGCTGGAGAAGCAGGAGATTCCAGATCATCCGGCACCCAGCGTGCAGGAGATGATGGGGCCGGATATCGCGAAGACCCGGTAG
- a CDS encoding DUF3300 domain-containing protein gives MQRKPSVPAALFLVAVLMFQSFGATLLAQATAPAPPPPTPDQLDQLLAPIALYPDSLLAQITTASTNPQEILDVDNWLALNKNLSGTELTDAAQKNGFDPAFIALTSFPSVIEMMAENIDDYAAIGSAVSSNQAEVSASIQRLRSQAYTAGALRSTPQQQVEVQQSSGQPIYVIQPTNPQVVYIPQYDPTVVYVGPSTGSVVAASLIGFGVGIGIGALLVNNQPWGWGGWGWNWGGRSIYYNHGPWGGWRGGYRPPRPYYRPRPVPYGSRPGYGGNWGYRPSNYRPPMSANRPGYSRPGYGQPGYRPGRPTSGPGSRPGGSRPGTPGYRPGGSNGNRPGTTPGNRPGGSNGSRPGNGSRPGGGQSVGRPSQPGQGGRPQQQTRPPQQTRPTPQPRPTQPRPTNQSRPAPQPRPTQQSRPTNQSRPTSQSRPAGRPSSGSRPPSNRGSGNSPN, from the coding sequence ATGCAACGGAAACCAAGTGTTCCTGCCGCTCTATTTCTCGTCGCAGTGTTGATGTTCCAAAGCTTCGGGGCGACCCTTCTCGCTCAAGCGACTGCTCCAGCGCCTCCTCCTCCAACGCCCGATCAGCTGGATCAGCTGCTGGCGCCGATAGCGCTCTATCCTGACTCGCTGCTGGCGCAGATTACGACGGCCTCGACAAATCCTCAGGAGATTTTGGATGTCGATAACTGGCTGGCGTTGAATAAAAACCTAAGCGGAACGGAGTTGACGGACGCGGCGCAGAAAAACGGCTTCGACCCTGCCTTTATTGCTCTTACCAGCTTTCCATCCGTGATCGAGATGATGGCCGAGAACATCGACGACTATGCTGCGATCGGGAGTGCCGTGTCGTCGAATCAGGCGGAGGTGTCGGCGTCGATTCAGCGGTTGCGTTCGCAGGCTTATACGGCGGGAGCGTTGCGCAGCACGCCGCAGCAGCAGGTGGAGGTGCAGCAGAGTTCGGGGCAGCCAATTTATGTGATTCAGCCGACGAATCCGCAAGTGGTGTATATCCCGCAGTACGACCCGACGGTCGTTTATGTGGGGCCGAGTACGGGCAGCGTGGTCGCGGCATCGCTCATTGGCTTTGGGGTGGGGATCGGGATTGGTGCGCTGTTGGTGAACAACCAGCCGTGGGGCTGGGGTGGTTGGGGATGGAACTGGGGCGGGCGCAGCATCTACTACAACCACGGTCCCTGGGGTGGGTGGCGTGGCGGATACCGTCCGCCGCGGCCCTATTATCGTCCACGGCCGGTGCCCTATGGTAGCCGTCCAGGATACGGCGGCAACTGGGGATATCGTCCGTCGAACTATCGGCCACCGATGTCGGCGAATCGGCCTGGGTACAGCCGTCCCGGGTATGGTCAGCCGGGTTACCGTCCGGGGCGCCCAACCTCTGGGCCTGGGAGCCGGCCAGGAGGTTCGCGTCCTGGAACTCCGGGATATAGACCGGGCGGGTCGAATGGGAATCGCCCAGGAACTACGCCGGGGAATCGTCCTGGTGGTTCGAATGGAAGTCGGCCGGGGAATGGAAGTCGGCCGGGCGGCGGTCAGAGTGTGGGCCGTCCGTCTCAGCCGGGGCAGGGTGGCAGGCCTCAGCAACAGACCCGTCCGCCACAACAGACCCGACCAACGCCGCAGCCTCGTCCAACACAACCCCGGCCTACGAATCAGAGCAGACCTGCGCCGCAGCCCCGGCCGACACAACAAAGTCGCCCGACCAACCAGAGCCGGCCCACCTCACAGTCGAGGCCGGCGGGAAGGCCATCGTCGGGGTCTCGGCCACCGTCGAACAGAGGTTCAGGCAATAGCCCAAACTAA
- a CDS encoding glycosyltransferase, producing the protein MRVPRVAYFPDSFHEVNGVAHTSRNFVAYAERHELPFLCVRAGGRVGAFEQVGELRTLELERSRTSVRMEKDLEFDTLFWRHGGAIRRQLERFQPDVIHITGPSELGMFGAYFAWELGIPLAASWHTNVHEYAARRMGWLTGKLSARAGATTERGVEAGALWATSRFYQLAKVLFAPNEELCRMLEKTTGRPCYLMQRGVDTVWFSPAHRTREASDRTVVLGYVGRLSIEKNVKLLTRVRRELATMGVGGVKFLIVGHGSDEAELRLELADAEFAGVLRGAALAEAYANMDVLVFPSHTDTFGNVVLEALASGVPAVVTPDGGPKFIVRDGETGFVMEDDQFSTAVADLVRDRARLEVMRLKAREYALGCSWDAVFDRVYAGYETLLPVRRAGVTIGELA; encoded by the coding sequence ATGCGGGTGCCGCGTGTTGCCTACTTTCCGGACTCGTTCCATGAGGTGAATGGGGTCGCGCATACGAGCCGCAACTTTGTGGCGTATGCGGAGCGCCATGAGCTGCCGTTTCTGTGTGTGCGCGCAGGCGGCCGGGTGGGGGCGTTCGAGCAGGTGGGAGAGCTAAGGACGCTGGAGCTGGAACGAAGTCGCACATCGGTTCGCATGGAGAAGGACCTTGAGTTCGACACACTGTTCTGGCGGCACGGCGGAGCGATTCGGCGGCAGTTGGAGCGCTTTCAGCCGGATGTGATTCACATTACGGGGCCAAGTGAGTTGGGGATGTTTGGTGCGTACTTCGCGTGGGAGCTGGGGATTCCGCTGGCGGCGTCGTGGCATACGAATGTGCATGAGTATGCGGCACGAAGAATGGGGTGGTTAACCGGCAAGTTGTCGGCACGGGCGGGCGCGACGACCGAGCGCGGCGTGGAGGCGGGGGCGTTGTGGGCTACTTCGCGGTTTTACCAGTTGGCCAAGGTCTTGTTTGCGCCGAACGAAGAGCTCTGCCGCATGCTGGAGAAGACGACAGGAAGGCCCTGCTACCTGATGCAGCGCGGAGTGGATACGGTGTGGTTTTCGCCTGCGCACCGTACGCGTGAGGCCAGCGACAGGACGGTGGTGCTGGGGTATGTGGGCCGTCTTTCGATTGAGAAGAATGTGAAGCTGTTGACGCGAGTGCGGAGAGAGCTCGCGACGATGGGAGTGGGCGGCGTGAAGTTTCTGATCGTCGGGCATGGCAGCGATGAGGCGGAGTTGCGGCTGGAGCTGGCAGACGCTGAGTTTGCGGGCGTGTTGCGCGGGGCCGCGCTAGCAGAGGCTTACGCAAATATGGATGTGCTGGTGTTTCCTTCGCATACCGATACCTTTGGGAATGTAGTGTTGGAGGCACTGGCGAGCGGTGTGCCTGCGGTGGTGACCCCCGACGGCGGCCCGAAGTTTATCGTGCGGGATGGCGAGACGGGATTTGTAATGGAGGATGATCAATTTTCGACAGCGGTTGCGGATCTGGTGAGAGACAGGGCGCGGCTGGAGGTAATGCGGCTGAAGGCGCGGGAGTATGCGCTGGGGTGCAGCTGGGATGCGGTGTTTGACCGTGTGTATGCGGGCTACGAGACGCTGCTGCCGGTGCGCCGGGCTGGTGTGACAATTGGCGAACTGGCGTAG
- a CDS encoding DUF4097 family beta strand repeat-containing protein produces MPSFATPSIGFAATVAAIVLASTSTVVFAQSSDHEWQKVYAVGGGTASLTVETGDSGLEIHSCGDCKEIRVHVESTQNLSEYVIEEHQEGDHVSFTIKEKPHAFRVQWNASRRTKVSVETPAKLDLDAKVADGNLSAQDLTGKVQVRSGDGSVELNNIKGDVHLVASDGSVSLHNAIGTVDARGSDGSMKIDGQFTMVQLQTSDGNLDFTLSPGSQLTSASQIKSSDGRVSIRLPQTLSADMDVATGDGHLNCTLPLTLDHYNSRESSGHHLHGHLNNGGVPFSIRASDGNVSITTL; encoded by the coding sequence ATGCCGTCTTTCGCTACGCCTTCCATCGGATTCGCCGCTACGGTGGCGGCGATTGTTCTCGCTTCCACATCGACTGTGGTGTTTGCTCAGAGCTCAGACCACGAGTGGCAGAAGGTTTATGCCGTGGGTGGTGGGACTGCTTCGCTTACGGTGGAGACGGGCGACAGCGGCCTTGAGATCCACTCATGCGGCGACTGCAAGGAGATCAGAGTTCATGTCGAGTCAACGCAAAACCTGAGCGAGTACGTGATCGAGGAGCATCAGGAGGGCGATCACGTTTCGTTCACGATCAAAGAAAAACCGCACGCCTTCCGGGTTCAATGGAACGCGAGTCGAAGAACGAAGGTAAGTGTGGAGACTCCGGCAAAGCTGGATCTGGATGCGAAGGTTGCGGACGGTAATCTGTCTGCGCAGGATCTGACGGGCAAGGTTCAAGTCCGCTCCGGCGATGGTTCGGTGGAGCTTAACAACATCAAAGGGGATGTGCACTTGGTTGCCTCAGATGGCAGCGTCAGCCTGCACAATGCGATTGGCACCGTTGATGCTCGCGGTTCGGACGGCAGTATGAAGATCGATGGACAGTTCACGATGGTTCAGCTGCAGACCAGCGACGGCAATCTGGACTTCACCCTTTCTCCTGGATCTCAGCTTACGAGTGCTTCGCAGATAAAGAGTTCGGATGGACGGGTTTCTATCCGGCTGCCGCAGACGCTCTCCGCGGATATGGATGTGGCGACCGGCGATGGACATCTAAACTGCACGCTTCCGCTGACATTGGATCACTACAACAGCAGGGAGTCGAGCGGACATCACCTGCACGGGCACTTGAATAACGGCGGCGTTCCGTTCAGCATTCGCGCCTCGGATGGGAACGTCAGCATAACAACCCTCTAG